A section of the Bacteroidales bacterium genome encodes:
- a CDS encoding ROK family protein → MDIFSDRRTVMTLDAGGTNFVFSAIRGGEEIVEPVRLPSNAHDLNLCLRSIFEGFDIVYKKLSSKPDAISFAFPGPADYPSGIIGDLGNLPSFRGGIPLGPMLREHFNIPVFINNDGDLFAYGEAIAGFLPLINKKLREAGSSKQYHNLFGVTLGTGFGGGIVYNGELFLGDNAAGAEIWLMRHKNGHTFVEEGASIRGIRREYSLVAGIPFDEAPEPKDVFLIARGEKEGNQKAAIKAFEKFGQVVGDALANAITLIDGLIVIGGGLAGASEFFLPALVNEMNTLFTSFNGQPVNRLEMQVFNLEDEKEFTIFATGKETEIYLPGTQQKLKYDPMKRIGVGLSILGTSRAVSLGAYAFALFHMNKTNQDF, encoded by the coding sequence ATTGATATTTTCAGCGATCGCCGGACTGTTATGACACTGGATGCCGGAGGCACCAATTTTGTGTTTTCGGCCATCAGAGGTGGAGAAGAAATTGTAGAACCTGTCCGACTCCCATCCAACGCGCATGATCTGAACCTTTGTCTCCGGTCAATCTTTGAAGGCTTTGATATAGTTTACAAAAAACTTTCCTCAAAACCGGATGCCATCAGTTTTGCTTTTCCGGGACCTGCCGATTATCCCTCAGGAATTATTGGTGATCTTGGTAATCTGCCCTCTTTTAGGGGCGGAATCCCTCTCGGACCCATGCTGCGGGAACATTTTAATATTCCTGTCTTCATCAATAACGACGGCGATTTATTTGCCTATGGCGAAGCTATTGCCGGCTTTCTGCCCCTGATCAACAAAAAACTTCGGGAAGCAGGCAGCTCTAAGCAGTATCACAATCTGTTCGGAGTTACCCTGGGAACAGGATTTGGAGGTGGTATCGTATACAACGGTGAACTTTTCCTTGGAGATAACGCTGCGGGAGCTGAAATATGGCTCATGCGCCATAAAAACGGACATACCTTTGTCGAAGAAGGTGCAAGCATTCGTGGCATTCGTAGAGAATATTCCCTTGTTGCTGGTATTCCTTTTGATGAAGCTCCCGAACCAAAAGATGTCTTTCTCATCGCCAGGGGAGAAAAGGAAGGAAACCAGAAAGCAGCAATTAAAGCTTTTGAAAAATTCGGACAGGTTGTGGGCGATGCCCTCGCCAATGCTATCACTCTTATTGACGGACTGATTGTCATCGGTGGCGGACTGGCAGGTGCCAGCGAATTCTTTTTGCCTGCCCTTGTAAACGAAATGAATACTCTGTTTACTTCCTTCAACGGCCAGCCGGTCAACCGTCTTGAAATGCAGGTTTTTAATCTTGAAGATGAAAAAGAATTTACCATATTTGCAACCGGAAAAGAAACAGAAATTTATTTGCCTGGAACACAGCAAAAACTGAAGTATGATCCAATGAAAAGAATAGGTGTGGGCCTTTCGATATTAGGTACCAGCCG